From a single Sphingosinicellaceae bacterium genomic region:
- a CDS encoding TIGR03032 family protein: MNVSEAPPAVAESVQAKPVAVAVASTMVKYSQSGGLVALFAKLNISVAFTSYQSGILYMLGRNAAGAHLHQTPVAKPMGLARDRSGGLLISAGYQILRCTNAIGPDERVNNLFDACYVPRTIHVTGQLDAHDIGLAEDDSIVFVNTRFNCLATVDERNSFRKLWMPPFISELIDEDRCHLNGLAMRDGRPSYVSAVSRSNTVDGWRDRRSDGGVVIDVDNNRIVCTGLSMPHSPRMHGDELWILNSGTGELGVIENAASGTGKFVPKAFCPGFLRGLSFHGDLAFVGLSKPRYERFEGLALDQRLRDADSEPWCGVQVIDTKTGRCVEWFRIDGAVSELYDVEVLPQVTCPMALGPDSPEIVKFVTTVK, from the coding sequence ATGAACGTATCCGAGGCCCCGCCTGCCGTAGCGGAGTCCGTCCAGGCCAAGCCGGTCGCGGTCGCTGTTGCATCGACGATGGTCAAGTACAGCCAGTCGGGCGGTCTGGTCGCGCTGTTCGCCAAGCTGAATATTTCGGTTGCCTTCACTTCCTACCAGTCGGGCATTCTTTACATGCTCGGTCGCAATGCAGCGGGCGCACATCTGCATCAGACTCCTGTCGCTAAGCCGATGGGGCTGGCGCGCGATCGAAGCGGCGGGCTGCTGATCTCGGCCGGCTATCAGATTCTGCGCTGCACCAACGCTATTGGCCCCGACGAGCGCGTCAACAACCTGTTCGATGCCTGTTACGTCCCGCGTACCATCCATGTCACCGGGCAACTCGATGCGCATGACATCGGTCTGGCCGAAGACGACAGCATCGTGTTCGTCAACACACGCTTCAACTGCCTTGCCACGGTCGATGAGCGAAACAGTTTCCGAAAACTCTGGATGCCGCCGTTTATCAGCGAACTGATCGACGAGGACCGGTGTCACTTGAATGGACTGGCAATGCGCGATGGCCGCCCAAGCTATGTCAGTGCGGTCAGTCGTTCCAACACTGTCGACGGCTGGCGCGACCGCCGTTCCGATGGTGGCGTCGTAATCGATGTCGACAATAACCGCATTGTCTGCACCGGCCTTTCGATGCCGCATTCACCACGCATGCATGGCGATGAACTCTGGATACTGAACTCAGGCACGGGCGAACTGGGGGTCATCGAAAACGCTGCGAGCGGCACAGGAAAATTCGTGCCCAAGGCTTTCTGCCCCGGATTTTTGCGCGGATTGAGCTTTCATGGCGATCTCGCTTTTGTCGGCTTGTCCAAGCCCCGATACGAGCGCTTCGAAGGCCTCGCCCTCGACCAGCGCCTGCGTGACGCGGACAGCGAGCCGTGGTGCGGCGTCCAGGTCATCGACACAAAAACCGGTCGATGCGTCGAATGGTTCAGGATCGATGGCGCTGTCAGTGAGCTGTACGACGTGGAGGTGCTGCCCCAGGTCACATGTCCCATGGCGCTTGGCCCCGACTCTCCTGAAATCGTGAAGTTCGTTACGACCGTTAAATAA
- a CDS encoding TonB-dependent receptor → MSSVQTSNSKKLFLRSAATALGLVAVAAQSQTTSASSAGIAATSSSSDAGVDEIIVTGSRLKRVITDTVEPTFIVDAKQIETRGYTNVADALRELPEFGPGLNGVGNGQSGFGPGQSFADFFNLGSQRTLVLIDGVRVVPNITASNFGPGAGSGGSQVDLNTIPIGLLERVETVAVGGAPIYGSDAIAGTVNFILKKNYQGIEFTGESGISNEADAASYRLGVIAGKNFADGRGNITGSFEYDRSEGLVYNDRASTASGLFFTTAPAGSQYQQVLYPSQRLPSLSEQGIPYTTDDFQPNVLNGAGQPVRFSPGGNLIPIDFGTPTGNFLNYSGGNGLNLADVSNLQTPSDRYLGTILANFEFSDHIKAFAQGWFSQSKTKNLVAQGYYNTALFAGAGEINGNFIIPITNPFLTPQARSIIQSNLPAGQDFFYLGRANEDIEPSSATGDQRTYRFVAGLSGDFGVLGHNLNWSVTGTYGKNRSINLSPQVVTQNFNNAVNAVANPDGTIACAPGYTNAAIATISSTCSPLNLFGNGSPSQSALDYITAIARSVSTNELVDVVASVSDDSLIKLPGGDAGFVVGYEHRDERARFDPGTFYLGQPNGDGTFTQYGNSIPINPVAGGFHTNEGFAEINLPFIAPKNNLKFLDLLEVKAAARYVSHSSAGGDFTWTGGGRLAIIPDIVFTGNFTRSIRSPSITELFAPVGQAFFLANDPCDSRYITSGPNPANRAKNCAAAGIAQPFSSNIVDFTARGTSGGNPNLKNEIANSWTAGVQVRPRFAPRLALNVNWVNISLKQAIVSLSATDVLNGCYDATSYPGPTCSNFTRTDGQVTFIQTGNLNAASYEFGGLSASVSYTLPAPYIGATGNLSLNGNYLYTDRLQYRVGSGDLTKETNSIATANVTEPGSRHQATVNLNYDSDTIGFQLQARYFGSAVFNADDTANTRNIKGVPQVVFLNSTLSFNVDKTYTLRLTVDNILNQGSPYPAIAQDTSIYYAAILGRYYRVSVRARF, encoded by the coding sequence GTGAGCAGCGTGCAAACAAGCAATTCCAAGAAACTATTTTTGCGCAGTGCGGCTACTGCGCTTGGTTTGGTTGCGGTTGCGGCACAATCCCAGACGACTTCAGCAAGCTCGGCAGGAATTGCTGCCACAAGCTCGTCGTCCGATGCGGGTGTTGATGAAATTATCGTTACGGGATCACGATTGAAGCGCGTCATCACAGATACGGTCGAGCCAACTTTCATCGTGGACGCCAAACAGATCGAGACGCGCGGCTATACGAATGTCGCTGACGCCTTGCGTGAGCTGCCTGAGTTTGGGCCAGGGTTAAACGGTGTTGGCAACGGGCAGTCGGGCTTTGGCCCGGGGCAGTCGTTCGCCGACTTTTTTAACCTCGGTTCACAGCGGACGCTGGTGCTTATCGACGGGGTGCGAGTCGTCCCCAATATTACCGCCTCAAACTTCGGACCAGGAGCCGGATCCGGGGGCAGCCAGGTCGACCTTAATACGATACCGATCGGTCTGCTCGAGCGGGTCGAGACCGTGGCGGTCGGCGGTGCGCCGATCTACGGATCCGATGCAATCGCCGGCACGGTCAATTTTATCCTTAAAAAGAATTACCAGGGCATTGAATTCACCGGCGAGTCCGGCATTTCCAACGAGGCCGATGCGGCAAGCTATCGGCTTGGCGTAATTGCCGGCAAGAACTTCGCGGACGGACGCGGCAACATCACCGGGTCGTTCGAGTATGATCGAAGCGAAGGTCTGGTCTACAATGATCGTGCCAGCACGGCGTCCGGCTTGTTTTTCACGACCGCACCCGCGGGTTCGCAATACCAGCAGGTACTTTATCCCAGCCAGCGTTTGCCCAGCCTGTCTGAGCAGGGCATCCCTTACACCACTGACGATTTCCAGCCAAATGTGCTGAACGGTGCGGGCCAGCCGGTCCGCTTCTCGCCGGGTGGCAACCTGATCCCGATCGATTTCGGCACGCCGACCGGAAACTTCCTAAATTACAGTGGCGGCAATGGTCTCAATCTGGCCGACGTCAGCAACCTTCAAACGCCGTCCGATCGCTACCTCGGCACCATACTCGCGAACTTCGAGTTCAGCGACCACATCAAGGCGTTCGCCCAGGGATGGTTCAGCCAGTCCAAGACGAAGAACCTTGTCGCCCAAGGCTATTACAACACCGCCTTGTTTGCCGGTGCCGGGGAAATCAACGGCAATTTCATCATCCCGATCACAAATCCGTTCCTGACGCCGCAGGCGCGCTCGATCATCCAGAGCAACCTGCCTGCCGGACAAGACTTCTTTTATCTCGGTCGCGCCAATGAGGATATCGAACCAAGCAGCGCTACTGGCGATCAGCGGACGTATCGGTTCGTTGCCGGCCTCAGCGGTGACTTCGGCGTGCTCGGACACAACCTCAACTGGAGCGTAACCGGAACATATGGAAAAAATCGTTCGATCAACCTGTCGCCGCAGGTGGTCACCCAGAACTTCAACAATGCGGTAAATGCGGTCGCAAACCCCGACGGCACGATCGCCTGCGCGCCCGGCTATACCAATGCGGCCATCGCCACCATCAGTTCGACCTGCTCGCCGTTAAATCTGTTCGGTAACGGCAGCCCAAGCCAGTCCGCGCTCGACTATATCACCGCAATCGCCCGCTCGGTTAGCACGAACGAGCTCGTCGATGTCGTCGCCAGCGTGAGCGATGACTCGCTGATCAAGCTGCCAGGCGGTGATGCAGGATTCGTCGTCGGCTACGAACACCGCGATGAACGCGCGCGCTTCGACCCTGGCACGTTCTATCTTGGCCAGCCGAACGGTGACGGGACCTTCACGCAATACGGAAATTCGATCCCGATCAACCCCGTCGCTGGCGGTTTCCATACAAATGAAGGCTTTGCCGAGATCAACCTGCCTTTCATTGCACCAAAGAACAACTTGAAGTTTCTAGATCTTCTCGAGGTCAAGGCGGCGGCGCGATATGTTTCTCATTCGTCGGCAGGAGGCGACTTCACGTGGACCGGCGGCGGCCGGCTGGCGATCATTCCGGATATCGTCTTCACCGGCAACTTCACAAGGTCCATCCGGTCGCCGTCGATCACCGAACTCTTCGCACCAGTCGGCCAGGCGTTTTTCCTGGCGAACGATCCATGCGACTCGCGCTACATCACCTCAGGCCCGAACCCTGCCAATCGCGCGAAAAACTGTGCAGCGGCAGGCATCGCTCAACCATTTTCTTCCAATATTGTCGATTTCACCGCGCGGGGAACCTCAGGTGGTAACCCGAATTTGAAGAACGAGATTGCCAACAGCTGGACTGCGGGCGTACAGGTTCGGCCGCGCTTTGCGCCGCGATTAGCGCTCAACGTCAACTGGGTGAATATCAGCCTGAAGCAAGCGATCGTATCGTTGTCAGCGACTGACGTACTCAATGGTTGCTACGACGCAACAAGCTATCCGGGCCCGACGTGCAGCAACTTCACACGCACGGACGGCCAGGTCACTTTCATCCAGACTGGAAACTTGAACGCTGCATCGTACGAATTTGGCGGATTGTCCGCGTCGGTTTCATATACGTTGCCAGCACCTTATATAGGCGCAACGGGAAACCTGTCGCTAAATGGAAATTACCTCTACACCGACCGTCTGCAATATCGTGTCGGCAGCGGCGACCTAACCAAGGAAACGAACAGCATCGCGACGGCTAATGTCACCGAGCCCGGCAGCCGCCACCAGGCGACGGTGAACCTTAACTACGACAGCGACACTATCGGTTTTCAGTTGCAAGCCCGATATTTTGGCTCAGCGGTTTTTAACGCCGACGACACGGCAAACACCCGCAACATTAAAGGTGTCCCTCAGGTCGTCTTCCTGAATAGCACGCTGTCATTCAATGTCGACAAGACATATACGTTGCGACTGACGGTTGATAATATCCTTAATCAGGGATCTCCGTACCCCGCGATAGCACAAGACACATCGATATATTATGCAGCAATACTGGGACGCTATTATCGCGTTTCAGTTCGTGCAAGATTCTAG
- a CDS encoding pyruvate dehydrogenase: protein MMTTVAELLVETLAELGVRQVFGVVGDALNPFTDAIRRQKVIEWIGVRHEEGAALAAAGQAKLTGRLGVCCGTTGPGGNHLVAGLYEARKDHAPVLAISGGVPTELRGTDYLQEDTPDLLFRDVAVYTQTLAAASQAPAVFHQAIAEAYGQRGVAHISIPPDVFGARASGKVPSMATLRPRPDVAPEPSDIVALHALIGSAKTVTLLCGNGAHGAAAELEVLSRRLHAPLVHTYRALDLLPFDHPNWIGGLGLIGGRAGTDAVMDADLLLMLGSDYPYVEYLPKHGRVVQIDERAFALGRRTPVQLGIVGSVRPAVAMLLEDLPQRDDTAFLDRANASRRDWAKMLDEKADPGRSQDLIHPQAVARLASDLADDDAVFVTDTGEVTLWAGNWIRPCGTQRITGSFNNAAVGTSLGIANGVQLLDRDRQVVLHVGDGGFTMLLGEFMTSVEHGLALKVIVYDNGGWGLVHFEQEGAGNPASRGANFPNMDFAAFARACGVAGFTARDPGTLSATMREFMATPGPAILHAVVNPDEIPAMPHIKLEQAFKFGVAKVREKLFAAR from the coding sequence CTGATGACCACTGTCGCCGAACTGCTTGTCGAGACCCTAGCGGAACTCGGCGTGCGTCAGGTTTTCGGAGTGGTCGGCGATGCGCTTAACCCATTCACCGACGCGATCCGGCGGCAGAAGGTTATCGAATGGATCGGCGTCCGCCACGAGGAGGGGGCAGCACTGGCCGCGGCGGGGCAGGCGAAGCTGACTGGAAGGCTCGGTGTGTGCTGTGGCACCACCGGGCCGGGCGGGAATCACCTCGTCGCCGGGCTCTACGAAGCGCGTAAGGATCATGCGCCTGTGCTGGCGATCTCCGGCGGCGTGCCGACCGAATTGCGTGGCACGGATTATCTGCAGGAAGATACGCCCGACCTGCTGTTCCGCGACGTCGCGGTCTATACCCAGACCCTTGCTGCTGCATCGCAAGCCCCGGCCGTCTTCCATCAGGCGATCGCCGAGGCCTATGGTCAGCGCGGCGTTGCGCACATCAGCATCCCGCCCGATGTCTTTGGCGCGCGAGCATCCGGCAAGGTCCCGAGCATGGCAACGTTGCGTCCGCGACCGGACGTTGCGCCGGAGCCGTCCGATATTGTCGCGCTGCACGCACTGATCGGTTCAGCGAAGACCGTGACCCTGCTCTGCGGAAACGGTGCGCACGGTGCGGCGGCGGAACTCGAGGTACTGTCGCGGCGGCTGCACGCGCCGCTGGTGCACACCTATCGCGCCCTCGACCTGCTGCCTTTCGACCATCCCAACTGGATTGGCGGCCTCGGCCTGATCGGTGGGCGGGCAGGGACCGATGCGGTCATGGACGCCGATCTGCTGCTGATGCTCGGCAGCGACTACCCTTATGTCGAATATCTTCCCAAGCACGGCCGTGTCGTCCAGATCGACGAGCGCGCCTTTGCGCTGGGCCGCCGCACCCCCGTACAGCTCGGGATCGTCGGATCGGTGCGGCCGGCTGTCGCGATGCTTCTCGAGGACCTGCCGCAGCGAGACGATACTGCGTTTCTCGATCGGGCTAACGCGTCCCGGCGCGACTGGGCCAAAATGCTCGATGAGAAGGCTGATCCGGGGCGCAGTCAGGACCTGATCCATCCGCAGGCGGTGGCGCGGCTGGCTAGCGATTTGGCCGATGACGACGCGGTGTTCGTTACCGATACCGGCGAGGTCACTTTGTGGGCCGGTAACTGGATCAGGCCGTGCGGGACACAGAGGATCACCGGGTCATTCAACAACGCCGCAGTCGGCACCAGTCTCGGCATCGCGAACGGCGTCCAATTGCTCGACCGTGACCGTCAGGTCGTGCTGCACGTCGGCGACGGCGGCTTCACCATGCTGCTCGGCGAATTCATGACGAGTGTCGAACACGGCCTCGCGTTGAAAGTCATCGTCTACGACAATGGTGGCTGGGGCCTGGTGCATTTTGAGCAGGAAGGCGCCGGCAATCCGGCATCCAGGGGCGCGAACTTCCCCAACATGGACTTCGCCGCATTTGCCCGGGCTTGCGGGGTCGCCGGCTTCACGGCGCGTGATCCCGGCACGCTGTCGGCGACGATGCGCGAGTTCATGGCAACCCCCGGGCCGGCAATCCTGCACGCTGTCGTCAATCCGGACGAGATTCCGGCCATGCCGCACATCAAGCTCGAACAAGCGTTCAAATTCGGCGTCGCCAAGGTGCGCGAGAAATTATTCGCCGCACGCTGA
- a CDS encoding PAS domain S-box protein, with amino-acid sequence MDRLLILATQGRAAGVIRAQLAAAGIPAHIEESDAIVAEIRAGTLAAAIIADEGLISFDHTAIRSALALQPSWSDHPFLLLTRKNFRGFGISRATELFGNVTILERPLSTDALISATRSALRARARQRAAEADLLARQQAEDKVRALATTLEARELTRTGELRSALEEQAQTQSKLRDSEELYRLTIELSGQIPWVSNAQGRLLAIGEGLVARTGMPHAALRGYGLLAILHPDDRETALSVWYAAADSAEYESTFRLPAVGGGYRWYRSRGARSLLADRGVPRWYGTMEDIDDHKTAEMRLDQMQQELVEASRLSAMGAMASILAHELNQPLTAITGYVRGSRRMLETAAPIAPVIDALVAADHSAVRAGEIVRRARDLIHGGSAARRLEPVAALIREAVALATDGGRWPGIYPRIDVDDTVADIYVDRVQIQQVLINLIRNALEAMANTHCRNLSLVAYGLPGAFCEITVSDTGHGIAPEMAAELFNPFNSSKPGGQGIGLSISRSIVEAHGGHIWARPGEHCGTVFGFTVPNS; translated from the coding sequence TTGGACCGCCTACTGATCCTAGCGACCCAGGGCCGCGCTGCGGGAGTCATCAGGGCCCAGCTCGCCGCGGCTGGGATACCCGCACACATCGAGGAATCCGATGCGATCGTCGCGGAGATCCGTGCGGGCACGCTCGCGGCCGCGATCATCGCCGACGAGGGCTTGATAAGCTTCGATCACACCGCGATCAGGTCAGCGCTAGCGCTTCAGCCGTCGTGGTCGGATCATCCCTTCCTGCTGCTTACCCGAAAGAATTTCCGGGGCTTCGGCATTTCACGCGCGACCGAACTGTTCGGCAATGTCACGATACTGGAGCGCCCCCTCAGTACGGATGCGTTGATCAGCGCAACCCGCTCGGCGCTGCGGGCGCGAGCCCGGCAGCGGGCGGCCGAAGCAGATCTACTCGCGCGCCAGCAAGCTGAAGACAAAGTCCGTGCGTTGGCGACGACACTCGAAGCGCGCGAACTGACGCGCACCGGCGAGTTGCGAAGCGCACTTGAGGAACAAGCGCAAACGCAGAGCAAGTTGAGAGATAGCGAGGAGCTCTATCGCCTGACGATCGAACTAAGCGGGCAAATCCCCTGGGTTTCGAATGCCCAGGGTCGGCTGCTTGCGATCGGGGAAGGGCTGGTGGCGCGCACCGGCATGCCCCACGCCGCCCTGCGCGGGTACGGTCTGCTCGCAATTCTTCATCCAGACGACCGCGAAACGGCGCTTTCGGTCTGGTACGCTGCTGCCGATTCAGCGGAATACGAAAGCACGTTCCGGCTGCCGGCCGTCGGCGGGGGTTACCGGTGGTATCGCTCGCGTGGCGCGCGCAGCCTGCTTGCCGACCGCGGAGTGCCGCGATGGTACGGCACGATGGAGGATATCGACGACCACAAGACTGCCGAAATGCGCCTCGATCAGATGCAACAGGAACTGGTCGAGGCTTCTCGCCTCAGCGCGATGGGAGCAATGGCCTCGATCCTCGCCCACGAGCTCAACCAGCCGCTGACCGCAATTACCGGTTACGTCCGCGGTAGCCGCCGCATGCTGGAGACGGCCGCACCTATCGCGCCGGTCATCGACGCGCTTGTCGCCGCAGACCATTCCGCCGTTCGAGCCGGCGAGATCGTGCGGCGCGCCCGTGATCTCATCCATGGCGGCAGTGCCGCACGACGCCTGGAGCCCGTCGCGGCGCTCATCCGTGAGGCGGTCGCCCTGGCCACCGATGGCGGCCGATGGCCGGGCATCTATCCCCGCATCGATGTCGACGATACCGTTGCCGACATCTATGTCGACCGTGTCCAGATTCAGCAGGTGCTGATCAATCTGATACGCAACGCGCTCGAAGCGATGGCCAATACACACTGTCGGAATCTTAGCCTCGTCGCGTACGGTCTCCCGGGCGCGTTTTGCGAGATCACCGTTTCCGACACCGGCCATGGTATCGCTCCGGAGATGGCGGCGGAGTTGTTCAACCCCTTCAATAGTTCGAAACCGGGAGGCCAGGGCATCGGCCTGTCGATCAGCCGGTCGATCGTCGAAGCCCACGGTGGCCATATCTGGGCCAGGCCCGGAGAGCATTGCGGCACTGTCTTCGGTTTCACCGTCCCTAATAGCTAG
- a CDS encoding PEPxxWA-CTERM sorting domain-containing protein yields MATVKYNDYYPDTSAFYDNVNWYTNTSCHELGHVLGLTHADTTKANANSGSCTDMTNDPTGTKSGYGPLSDLAPGLIDFIALDDIYAVPSGVQLPSTIENGESLGSFVPEPAAWTLMLTGFGIIGSTMRRGSRRVTTVAA; encoded by the coding sequence ATGGCGACGGTAAAGTATAACGATTACTATCCGGACACCAGCGCCTTTTATGACAACGTAAACTGGTACACCAACACCAGTTGCCATGAACTCGGCCACGTGCTCGGCCTGACCCATGCGGACACGACCAAAGCCAACGCAAACTCGGGCAGCTGCACCGATATGACCAACGATCCTACCGGAACGAAGTCGGGCTACGGACCGCTTTCCGACCTCGCCCCCGGTTTGATCGACTTCATCGCGCTGGACGATATCTACGCGGTTCCGTCGGGAGTCCAGTTGCCCAGCACCATCGAAAACGGCGAGTCGCTCGGTTCGTTCGTCCCCGAGCCGGCCGCCTGGACGTTGATGCTGACCGGCTTCGGCATCATCGGGTCGACAATGCGTCGCGGGTCGCGGCGGGTGACGACGGTTGCCGCCTAG
- a CDS encoding response regulator, with protein sequence MKQVYIVDDDESVRSSLAFFLSASGFEVRAYAGGRELVADAAYLAGCVLLDVRMPGMDGFAVIAALSAHRARLPIVIMSGHGDIASAVRAMQAGALDFLEKPFDEKMLLDILARVFAFHGHRVRDHDRRTEALTRMTSLSERELEVLQGLMAGHSNKVLAYDLGISVRTVEMHRASMMDRLGVRSLAEALRIAFDCGAETVTTDTASNCAA encoded by the coding sequence ATGAAACAAGTCTATATCGTCGATGACGATGAATCGGTGCGATCTTCGTTGGCCTTTTTCCTGTCTGCCTCGGGGTTCGAAGTCCGCGCGTATGCGGGTGGCCGCGAGTTGGTTGCCGATGCCGCTTATCTTGCGGGATGCGTCCTGCTTGATGTGCGGATGCCGGGAATGGACGGCTTCGCAGTTATCGCGGCACTTTCGGCCCATCGGGCCCGGCTACCGATCGTAATAATGTCCGGGCATGGCGATATCGCCAGCGCGGTCAGGGCAATGCAGGCGGGGGCCCTCGACTTTCTCGAGAAGCCCTTCGACGAAAAGATGCTCCTCGATATCCTGGCGCGGGTGTTTGCCTTCCATGGCCATCGCGTTCGCGATCACGACCGTCGGACGGAGGCACTCACCCGCATGACGTCCTTGAGTGAGCGCGAACTCGAGGTTCTGCAGGGATTGATGGCCGGGCACTCGAACAAGGTGCTCGCCTACGATCTTGGGATCAGTGTCCGGACCGTCGAAATGCACCGCGCAAGCATGATGGACAGGCTCGGCGTGCGCAGCCTTGCGGAAGCGCTGCGGATTGCCTTCGATTGCGGTGCCGAAACTGTCACCACGGATACCGCCAGCAATTGCGCCGCCTAA